The genomic DNA CCACGATCctctgtgcacgaaactgtgctctgcgATTCGGAAAGTGGTGCGAGTgtccgtgctgtgctgtgctgtgctgtgctgtgattcgTGTAGTGAGCTGGCCacatggctgcagctcccgatCTCCTCCTTACTCCTCTGCAATATACAAACATAAACAAAGCAAACACGCTCCGGCTGGTCAAACGTCTCAGTTCAAGGGGCCGTACTTacatagctgcatcccctttatactacccaactcctccctgcgaTCAGACCcgcgccatggtttctccaatcgctgcctgccccaCAGCTGATCGCAAGGGATTAGTTTTGTGTACGTGCAGCTACACGCTTCCATCAAGCTGGCCGACTTCTAGTTTCTGCCTACCGTCGAGTTGAACTGTCTACGGGGAAGCATACcgccaaccttacacagcgccctttgtGGTTGTGGAGATTTACAGCTtagattctttctctctctgtcacacatgctGAGAGGTCGACTTATTGCAGAACTAAACAGAATGGATAAACGTCACGTGATCAAGAAAAGTGAAGAACCGACAGAGTGGGCGTGACAGAgataaatctccctccagacctgtgaAGGCGCCAtgcaaagggaacagagtgccctggactggatggccagacaattcattcccagggttagaaggaagttggccatctagaaagggggtggagctacggtacactaaatcatcgacccggaagggaaacgatgtggcagctgcggattggaggagcggttgcaatcgttaacgaaggggtcatgattgatggtatataaggggacgtagtgaggtgatctgttcctttgttatggttaacgctgaactggaaggagaaccgtattgtctatcgtgagtgttttgtttgtttgtcgtgtctaattatacttgtttgttgttataagacggctaacacgatccggagctgttgctacaggccagcacaaaacccagacaacactgcatttGTTTcatgataaattgtatttgcaccaagagcactacagcactcactttggactggtgacggtgtttgtatattgtgtgtgtattaaaggctgtgtttattgtttcaggactgaacccctgggttaaACTGTGTAGTACACATCATggtgtactaccattcattattatttagttGTGAAGTTGTGAAGTGACTTttaggattataaataaacaccattgcaccttgattatcgttgtctgtctgttattgatcaccgcatcactcctgcacctgcacactgcaaaccactttgccaaagTTGGTTAATCCAATCATGAGTGTGGAAAAGGCCGATGGAAATCTAAGAGTCTGCCTGGATCCAAGGGATTTGAATGTGTATCAGTTGTCCACAGTAGAGGAGGGCACATGTAAACTGACTGATACTACTCAGTCCTGGATGCAAGCTCTGGTTTCTGGCAACTCGAGACAGATTTCCTGACTCTGCACCTTCAACACACCGTACGGACGCTACAGATTTATGTGTTTACTCTTTGACATCGATTCAGCGCCAGAGGTTTTTCACAGAACGGAGGCACAGCTGTTTGAAGGAATTGAAGGAGTTGAAACCTACATAGATGATGTGCTTGTTTGGGGAGCTACCATAGAACAACATGGCGACagattgaagcaagtcctggaaaGAGCAAGGGAAAAGAAGTTCAAGATGAAAAAGGGAAAATGCAAAATAAGACTTAGTGAAATAAAATATCTGGGACATGTGCTTCCAAGCGATGGACTGAAACCAGAGCAGAGCAAGATTGAAGCAATAGTGTACATGCCCCCACCAGAATGCAAAAAAACACCTGGAGAGATTCCTAGGCATGGTGACTTACTTAGAGAAGTTCATTCCAAAGATGTTATGAAGGAGGTGTTTGTTTATTCAGACTGAGATGCTGGATGCTATTGCCAGGATGCAGCCTTGAACAGAATGATCAAGCAATAACAACAATGACTTCTCTTCGCTTTCCCTAACCCGAATTTCCAGCTTTTAATTCATTATCCAATCACACTCACTACTGGCTACTTATTATACTAGAATAGTGACACCTAATTCTAAGTAGTATTAACTCACCAAAATGCCAATTCCTATTACACTACGATTGCAAGGATTAGGTGCAAGGCACAGGGgctttaatacacacacacccccccccctccattctGCTGAACTGTGTGCAGGCTTCTTGAATATCAATTACAGCATACTTTCATGTGctataaaaaccaaacaaatcaatcaataaataaataaatacagaaataaataaagtacccACTGAAACGTCTGTGGTGGTACTCTTTGTACTTGCTGTTACATGAAACGTGTTAAAAAGAAGATAGCGTGCTATTAAAGGGTTTTAAAGGATTTCATAGGCGTAACCAGGAAGCATTATGCTCCTGGCACTGAGTTAACTATCATACAAGCACAGCATTAAATTAAGCTGAGTATTTGATGTCCTTGTTATTGTTCATCTGCTCACACCTTTCAAAGTCTTGACAAAAAACGGTGTAAACTAAAACAGCGAAACCTGTTTCTGATGACTGCACTGATCTGTCTGGTTTGCCTTACCCGCCCCAGTTTGCTCCAGATTAACTTTTTTTATAAGGCaacataataacattttgaaaGATGTATAGAGCATCAGACTAGACCACCCAGCCTCCTGGCTCCCAGGCCTCGGCTCTAACCACAGATCTTagctgaaatttaaaaaaaaggttggcAATCTCTGAAAGACTTTTATATTgactgttattttgttttttgactGAACCTACCTACTAAAATAAAATCAGCACAGTGTCTGTGGGCCAGGCTAACAATATTCAATCTGACTCTGAAATGGAACGGGAACACCTAGGAGATAGAATTTCCTCCCAGGGTTGATCaacgctccagataagctgcttAAGGGTGTTTTAAGCATTGAAAAACTATGAATTACACATTATATTGAAGAAAAGTGCTAAAAGGAGGAGCGTGAAGCAGGTTTGCGATTCAGAACAGCAACTCTTTTATTAAACAGCCCAATCAGGATCGGACAGTTGTACAACACAAGCAAATCAGCAGACAGAACTACACTGCCAGTGCCAGCACACAGGCTGCCCCTCTTTATACCCACCACCCTCACAACACTGCGACAGAGTAATCAGTGCTCGTTGTCCGTCCCAGCCCCATGCCTGGCAGGGCTCAGTGTTGGTGCAGAgttaaccaaacgagcaagatgggctgaatggcctcctctcatttgtaaactttcttatgttcttcttatgttcaaTATCCAGCATAGGGAACTAGTTTCTGCCACACGGTAGGCGTTCCTGCATGCAGAAGCACGTTTCCAGACCGGACACCCAGTCCTGCAAACAGCATAATCCGATTGCAAGCACAGAGAGTTCTAGCAGCTGGCAAAGTGTCAAACACGGAAAAGGTTGCATGATCCGCAGCACGGCAGCAAGTGAACTCCTAGGCCCATTAATATTTACCTTTAATGCGTACTGAATACGCGTAGCAATCCTGCTGCAGAGCTATCAGGCTTCTTACTTCGTTGAGTCCCGGGGTCTCAATGGTCAGTTGTGAATACACTGCATGCGGTAACTAGAGAATGTCGGGACAGCTCATTGTAACCTGCCTGGGAATTGCTAGAAACAGGCGACCAGTAAGTCTGGGTtttcataaaaaaagtaaaaaaaagtaaaaaaaaacatatgttgaATCCTCACttgcaatgtgtgtttgtgtctggtgAATAATCGACTAGACACGCAATAACCCTAAAAGCCCAAAGAGAACTTCAGTGAAATACCTGGTGTGTTTATATCCAgtttaacagatgttttgttcTCAATTTGTACAAGTTTCACTTCACAGTTAAAACCTTTGAATATGGTGTATTGGAAACACATTCCAGATCTAGAGGTAAAGCAGCAGATATCAGAACCTGAAACTAATTTCACACTTCAGAGAAACTTCAGTTTTTAATAATCCTGATTTCCTGAAACAcactggaggctgcagatgcAGTATTACCCCGGTTCAAACTGATGCTCCAGTGGTGTGCCGAACTCAATTGAAATTCCGTACGTGTTAGAGCCGCACTTCATTATATTCCAAGAACCCGTTGATTTCATACCGGCAAACTGAAGCACGCGGCACTTAATCCAAAGCAATCTCCCACAATGCATTGCAGTAAGTAATGACAAAAACAGGAAGCGGGTgtgaatgtatgtgtttgtttacgTTTGTTATCGATATTGTGCAATTGTACCAATAAAAACATTTCCCCACTCTATCACATAGCATTCCGTgttctagctagctagctagataTGGATTCAAGTGATACCAGACGGCAAATCATTATTTGGAAGATTCttcaagagagaaagaaaagaagaaagatgaTGGCTATTCTCAGCATGATGGTGCCGACGAAATGTCTCATACAATACGTAATTACACGTGTGAGATTCAGAACTGGTTGCTCCTCTGTGAGCGCTGCCATGATCGAGTCTGGTGGGAACAGGTGATCAGTGTAGCATTGTGGGACACATGCATCTCATTAGCATCTCATTTGAGTACATTAGCATTAAGTACAGTTCGCTGCTGGAGCGCTGTATGAAGCCAAGGCGCACCAGAGGCGCTCGGAGCGGCAGAGGAAGGCGCGCTAACGTCGAAAGAGCGCCAAGGCTTACTTCATTGTTTCAGACGCTGCTCTAACCAGGTACTTCATGGGGACATTGTAAATATTTGGTGTTTTAATTCAGTTTGGCACGCCGCTGAAGCATCACTTTGAAACAGGGGTTACTCTCTCTTCTCAGGGAAGACTTGTGTCTCCGCGGGCAAGCCGTCAATCTAGTCTCTGCAGTCAGATTATACTGCACAGCTCCATTCAAGTTCTATTCAGAGATGGGAACTGTATATTAAGGCTCTTGTTGACAGCATGCATAATAGTTGTCAGGCTTCGTAGACATTAAGAACAACTTCTCGTAAAAATGTTTGCCAAAGAACTTTCTTTTTAGTCTATGTAGGCATGAGATAGTGACTTTACTAATATAGTGCTCTTgttgaccgtgtgtgtgtgcgttctgTAACTGGAAAGGGGAACTAAATAACAAGTGAGATGTTTCCCTAGGGGGACATTTTGAAGATCAGAGAACATTGTACTGCTAATTAGTATATTTACTAGTGTAGAGGAGCAGAATACCGTCTCCGTTCACCTTTTAATgggcaaaataaaaacataaatacatgtcaaAATAACAACAAGCATGTGCAATATCCCCTTTTATGTATTGGACAAAGCGATCTTtaacagaaatatttccgatctgtgatgcagctggtgtctttcaTTGAGCAGCTGCCAGGTAATAAATTGGCCTCACTCTCCGTGTGGAAGCTCACCATGAACTGGTGCACACACTCAGAGGGGGGACAATCAGGGCAGGTGTGGCCCTGTGACTATCAGGACCCAACCAATCGGGATCCCCTTTCCAgctattatttaaatacagaaccTGGGTGTTTTAATGCCCAATATACAGCTTGGCCATAAGTTTTCCATCATCctgtataaataattaattttataaagtcgaatgaaacctgctgaataatgttacgttaacatattgaattacatactacgttgtagttttccatatacagattaacctgttttatATCACATTGCTTAATATCACGCCTCGTTTATTATCATGATTTTTGAAAAACCgctcgccatgcaccataggttctttgagaaattacttctcttaatatcatctcacaaaccggCTTAttttttgtgcagcctgtcagatgctgcgtggccgggctttactaagtaaccacaggatagaaTTAATTTCCAGCACAAcgaacaaccaataatcatcttggctgataaactgacattttgtgcagcttgtcaaatgctgcgtgggcggtcttaacgggatacagtttagttacaaaacaccaacagcACCAAGTTTTAacagtcagtcttatacaaatgcacacaaaacaaCACCAAGCATTGACAGCTTTAATCAGTCGATAATGACTGTGACAGAGcagctgttgttgagtggcgtgtgtggtgacgtcacggaccaggaagtaccagaaacaaaacagtggatgggcgggtgaagctgaacgctactgcgctcagcgtatttattaaataataaaacaaaacaaaagatttaaacaaacaacaaaacaaaagggcacgttggccaaataaataaacaaacaaataagagtgctggttttagcaccagcacgatacttggcagttgtttttaaatggagtttctctctcctcgctctctccgctccccgtactctccgctgtacactctcccccgcagcacggacagctgcaggttcttctactctggccgaggggttaattagctgttaattatcttattacccctcggccacagtctgcacgagtttagtaaggatgcgtgactgacagctagttaaataatcagtagctgatcagccacgcatcctcacgagatttttaaaatataaaaacaataacaaatacgctgcgctttgatctgcgccgcaaacaaaaatacaaataataataaatataaatataggggcAGGGCAAGCCGCCacaatgacacaaactgtttcattcCAGTTAAGGATACATCACGTATTTGTCCTgcagtaaactatatgcatttgtataAATGTtaagaacgactaaatgtacagcATTAAAACACTGAACATGTTGATTGCtaacatgtgtttatatacagtgttTTCATTTGAAGTAGAAGATAGTTGACagtgaaatgttactgacagtggcATTATTGATTCGCCTCATGAGTGCAGTGGAATGAACTTGCAACACCATGTTGTTCtgtattttggctttttaaaattaattaattattgtattttttatgatGGACTTACTGaatgtagatgtttttttttcttgttatagaTGGCATAGCTCATCCTTTGATGACGAGGTCAGCGTGCAGCACCAAACTCAGCCTTCAGGTTTGTggtgtgatgaaagtaacaacaccaactgtgtatgctttgctgtcgtgcaaaatcaactACCGTTGACAAAGTATTGGCTGCTGCCCaatcagccacctacaactaCAGTGCAAGAAGAACCACACGGGCCAAGAGAGAATTGGATTGTGAGGTGTGTCATGGTTGTTTCTCTGgttgatatttttcctttttaaaagcaggaGCGCcatatcacagtctatcattctaccaagtaataaagtggaatagctGTATGCCTTTGGCTATGttggtattcacttcaattcagccactaagatttcagtttacaaaagcccccgtattttgaaaactcaatgttgataAGTATGTAGCACACaataatgttgttttgtttttgtttgtttttgttttccaaatgcATGTTTTATATCAGTATGTATAACATGCCCATGCACATTTGAAGTTATATTTGATGACTTGCATGTTATTTCAGACACAGTCAGCTTTGCAGTATATGCTAGACACAGCTGTGGAGCGCGGTACCTGTTTTTATCATCATGTTAATGGATAATGGGGGCGGGATACCTACAGTAGAACCGTTTGCTGTAAGTGGCCTTGCAGTACAAGATGACTTGTGAGTTTCTCACAAAATCCCTTTGAAAACCTGTATCATTCATTTAATAAGGTCTTTAATGaccaagaaatacaataatacatacaaaaagaCAACAGAGAAATGTGCATTTGAAATGCCCCTTCAAGCTGAAAAACAATCTGGATATTTTACAAAATGATGTTCATCTGCACACCTCCATGATATAAAACAACGAAACAATCACATGCAAAAATAATTCATCAATATCAGAATGCACAGGCAGCAGAAGGCAGCCTTTCCTAGGGTTAGTTAATAAAGACTTCCAATGAAGCAGACATTAGTTGCATTTACAACCTTTGGTAGAAAATACATAATATAATTTGTGTTTCAACCCTACGTTTCAACGTTCCAACCTTAACATTTCTACACACACCATACACATCACTTGAAGGCCATTTATGTTGATATGTGGTTTGAAGGGTCTAACAGAAAAGCAAAAAAGTAACCAGGCAAGCTAAACAAAAGAAAGTACATTAGTTCAGGTTCATttcaaatacttttaaataaaggGGTAATTAAGTGTGCATAGCTGTGCTGTGGACAGGCAGGACGATGatgcagggagacagagagattGTCACTCTACCGCTCACAATGACCAGACTTGCTAAATTTATTCACTGTGCTTCAAATAAAAATAGTTGAGGGTCCCACCCCACGTTGGCCCACTGCCTGTGTGCTGCCCAGACAGGATTCAAGATTTGTTCACTTAGTAAAAGTCTAAAGTAAAACCTGACAAAACACTAAAGAAAAGTAAAAAGCTGTAGAAAGTAAATACAGACAGATTACTCTAATCCAGGAGATGTCAGGACAAATATAAAGACACTGATACTACATCAACAGGGTTCTCTGGAAGATCTAATTCCATCAGTAGAGAAGAGGGtattgtgtgtgtcctgctccactcctccttctcctcctctctcagttgGAATGCAAGGGGGAAGCCCCCACAATGACAGGCGTGCTGTTACAGTCACAACATGTATGGAGGTCAGAAAGTTCTGTGTGTGCTAGACAGGGcagggggctgatcaagctgtcTGTTTGGAGTGAATGTTGGACAGCTTGACGTTCTCCTCATTGTCCTCCCTTGCGCGGTCTTTGGCCTCGCCCTCAGTGTGGAAGCCCACCATGAACTGGTACACCAGAACCCCGATGACGGCACCCAGGAAGGGGGCAAAGATGGGCACCAACCACCAGTGAGGTCCAGTGCTGGAAAAGAAAAGACAGACCTAAGCTCTGGCATTCTCATAatcagaaataaaacacacacacacacacacacacacacacacacacacacacacacacacacacacacacacacacaccacaactcAGGAGAATAGGGTTCCGGGTGAGGAAACACTGAATTAAATGGAAAACTCTAACAGAGAGGACCTTTCCTAATTGTCCCCAAGGAtaaataaaactcccattgcatagcagtctgatccatttttggttttactatgagtttaataagacacacctgagcttgttacctgtacactgtggctaatcaagctcattttaaaacctggaatgggtgaaactgctatgcaataggagatATTTTCATCCCTGCCCAACACAGGGGAATAAACTACGAAAGGCTCCTTTAAAGTCGTCTTTTTCAGCAGTTCTGGTGGTATGCAGAGACATGAACAGGGTACAAGGATTTCATTGGAGATGAAGTTCAGCAGTTCTGGTGGTATGCAGAGACATGAACAGGGTACGAGGATTTCATGGGAGATGAAGTTCATGGCTGTGACTTACGTGAAGACCTCTGTGCCCCAGCCGGCTATGGCGGTGAAGAGGCGAGGACCAAAGTCTCTGGCAGGGTTGACGGCGTAGCCAGAGTTGAAGCCCATGGACAGACCGATGACCAAGACGACAAAGCCCACAGTAAAGGCCTCCAGACCCCTGGGGATGGGGTTGTTGTAGGGGTCCACGATGGCCAGGAGGCACACGATCAGGGCAGCAGTACCAATCATCTGcaggggaggagagaagagagggaggaatTAGAGATTagaaaccaagtcaagtagacagaaTGTTTggggtaggaggctgtgtggtccagtggttaaagaaaaaggcttgtaaccaggaggtccccggttcaaatcccacctcagccactgactcattgtgtgaccctgagcaagtcacttaacctccttgtgctccgtcttttgggtgagacatagttgtaagtgactctgcagctgatgcatagttcacacaccctagtctctgttagtctccttggataaaggcatctgctaaataaacaaataataataataataataaaaatagtgcCTCCAGTGTATACCTATGAGGGCACCAGCTGAAATGTCTGTCTACTTGACTCAGTTACAGTAACTGAAATTATGAAATTATGAATCAACATCTTCAGGGGGGTGCAGAGGACTCCAAAATAAGTCTTAGTTTTGCGATTTTATTGAAACTCTCTATTGGAGCAATTTTATAATCAAGCAATTATTTTTACCTCAAAATGGGCTGTGCTGAGGCCAAGAACTTTGATTCATTTaatataaaaagtacattttcataAGCGTACTGCATAAAAAGAAAAAGGAGCCATGTGCTGTAGTTGCTCATCATTCAGCGAATGGGATTTTCACAAGGTATAAGTGCCTCCGCCTGGGGAAAGTGCCAATGCAGCCAGCTAAAGTGATTCAACTCCTTACCTGGTCAAAGAAGCCATTGAGCAGGGTCAAGTGCTGAGATGGATAGGTAGCAAAGATCCCGGCGGTACCGTTTGACACTAACAGATTGTCATTCCCAAAGAACCACAAGGCATCTGTGAGCACAAACCAACCATCAGAATCACAGCCCAGACAAAACCAGCATGTTAAATACAGGGCTGTACGTGACAGCTAGGCGCTAAAGGAGTGATTTCATTCCATGTTAAAACACAATTTGACTTGAATCACAATGGACATAATGCAAGGCTTCAGATCATACGGCTAGGTATCTAGACACTGATTCGCACGCTGTCACCTCAAGGTAAGGTAGTTCAAGCATGAAACCAGCCGGAAATGTTATTTGATAACCTTTCCAAACACGGctatttgtcatttatattttgGGGGGTGCCCACTCACCGAAGTACATTCCAAAGATGACCCCAGCCCCCAGGAAGGCACCCACCGTCTGCGCCAAGAAGTACACCGGCATCTTGCGCCACGGCTCCCGCCCCAGCAGACAGAGGGCAAAGGTCAGAGCCGGGTTCAGATGGCCACCTGCAGAGACGGGTCAGGAAGGTCAAGGGTTTGTCCGAACAAACCGGCAAATAGCGTTGCCGACACGCACGTGCAGAACGAATAACTAATTAAGAGTAATGTGTACTTGCTAAATGCAGCACCTTTACTCTGAAAATAGGTAACCATGCTACTGCAAACTAATGAATTCCACTGCTTGAGAAGCATTAGGTTATTTGGAACTCCTGCATGTTCAAATGCACTTCTTAAAGCTAAAAAGGCGTAATACTTAAAACGCATGTAATGCTAGTGTGCAGATAGCACCAAGCAAACACAAACAAGTCTTAGCAAGTTCACACAAGGGTGGACACACATGCCGGGTGTGGTTTATAGAACCACTGTTTGGGTGGATTTGAGTGTGTTGCATGTGTTTTAATCCTCAAATTTGTGTCACCATCTTGATCTAGGAGCGTCCTGTTAAGCATAGCTGTGTGCCTGTCTCCTGCAGGTGAATCACAAGAACACTACCTAAAATTATGAAGACAGGTTTTGGTAGTATGTGGAGCAATGCACCTCACCTGATTGAAGCAAACACTGCACTTTGAGAGTCTCTTGCCCCCTTTGTTGTCTAAATTGTACTCTTGCTTAGGCAGTATCTTTTGAGGCACGTATGCAGTTAAGTTACACCTGAAAGCCTGCTCAGCACTAATGGTTTCAGGTTATATTTGCACACCTCCATTAGGGAGTAGTGTAAACCTCACCTAACTGGTGAGGCAtgtttattgaatttttttttataatcctaCCCCAGTAtcagagcaggtaggaaaataaataattcactcCAATAGTTGTGTAGGATGCTTCATTCTAGCACAGGACTGTTTAATTATAATGTGCATTAATGGTGCCATAGGAAGTCTTAAAATTCCTGAAGTAGTAGGAGTGCATTTACTGTTGGAATTCTCACTGGAGTGAAGAGGTCTCTGCACTACAGCAAGCACTGAAAACGTGCAGAAATTGAAACCAGAATCATCCCCTGACAGCTCTTACCTGACACCTGCCCAGACACCAGGACACCCAGGGTCGCAGCAAAGCCGAAAGCGAAGTTCACAGTCAGGAACTGTCCATGAGATCCACCACTGAGAACTAGCTGAGCGACAGAGCCACAGCCGAACATCTGCAGAGAAGAGGAGGGAAGCAGGACGAGTCAGAGCCTGCGCTTACATTTTACACACATcacatttatacacacacacacacacacacacacacacacacacacacacacacacgcacacaggagagaagtgggggggggggggaccaacactacatttttacagtaaatgcaatcACGGATTGTGCGATCCCCTATCCCAATCCCAAGTACATGGAGAAGGGGCATACATCAGTGTCGTTCAA from Acipenser ruthenus chromosome 2, fAciRut3.2 maternal haplotype, whole genome shotgun sequence includes the following:
- the LOC117973520 gene encoding aquaporin-3-like, whose amino-acid sequence is MGRQKQALTRISELFYIQNLLLRQALAECLGTLVLVMFGCGSVAQLVLSGGSHGQFLTVNFAFGFAATLGVLVSGQVSGGHLNPALTFALCLLGREPWRKMPVYFLAQTVGAFLGAGVIFGMYFDALWFFGNDNLLVSNGTAGIFATYPSQHLTLLNGFFDQMIGTAALIVCLLAIVDPYNNPIPRGLEAFTVGFVVLVIGLSMGFNSGYAVNPARDFGPRLFTAIAGWGTEVFTTGPHWWLVPIFAPFLGAVIGVLVYQFMVGFHTEGEAKDRAREDNEENVKLSNIHSKQTA